A genomic region of Mus musculus strain C57BL/6J chromosome 7, GRCm38.p6 C57BL/6J contains the following coding sequences:
- the Krtap5-4 gene encoding keratin-associated protein 5-4, translating to MTCCGCSGGCGSSCGGCGSSCCKPVCCCVPVCSCSSCGGCKGGCGSCGGCKGGCGSCGGCKGGCGSCGGCKGGCCQSSCCKPCCCQSSCCKPCCSSGCGSSCCQSSCCKPCCCQSSCCKPCCSSGCGSSCCQSSCCKPCCCQSSCCKPCCCQSSCCKPCCSSGCGSSCCQSSCCKPCCCQSSCCKPCCCQSSCCKPCCCQSSCCKPCCCQSSCCAPVCCQCKI from the coding sequence ATGACCTGCTGTGGCTGTTCAGGaggctgtggctccagctgtggaggctgtggttccagctgctgcaagcctgtgtgctgctgtgtgcctgtctgttccTGCTCTAGCTGTgggggctgcaagggaggctgtggctcctgtgggggctgcaagggaggctgtggttcctgtgggggctgcaaaggaggctgtggctcctgtgggggctgcaagggaggctgttgTCAATCCAGTTGCTGTAAAccctgctgctgccagtccagctgctgcaaACCCTGTTGCTCTTCAGGCTGTGGGTCTTCTTGCTGTCAGTCCAGCTGCTGCAAAccctgctgctgccagtccagctgctgcaaACCCTGTTGCTCTTCAGGCTGTGGGTCTTCTTGCTGTCAGTCCAGCTGCTGCAAACCCTGCTGCTGTCAGTCTagctgctgcaagccctgctgctgccagtccagctgctgcaaACCCTGTTGCTCTTCAGGCTGTGGGTCTTCTtgctgccagtccagctgctgtaaaccctgctgctgccagtccagctgctgcaagccctgctgctgccagtccagctgctgcaagccctgctgctgccagtccagctgctgcaagccctgctgctgccagtccagctgctgTGCCCCTGTGTGCTGCCAGTGTAAAATCTGA